One genomic region from Streptomyces sp. NBC_00457 encodes:
- a CDS encoding helicase C-terminal domain-containing protein, with the protein MSTEDKPATPRSLAEALRGRDDAALAALLRSRPDLITPVPTDLTQLATRAGTRASVVRALERLDRFALQTAEALAVAPDPAPYEELLGLMTGDEGDQAVAAALPHALATLREQALVWGPDDRLRLVRTARELLAPSPQHPSPTGLGPTVQEATSGMSPGRIQEIVTAAGLASTHDAVSAVAALTALFKDRKRMKALLADAPEESLEVLRRLVWGPPYGQVTADPAARLRWLLDRGLLLPTAPGTVVLPREVALHLRGGHAHRATEPLPPPVEPAGTHRPQVVDATAAGQAYSALATVEELLRDWDEGGPTVLRAGGLSVRDLKRTAVALDVPEPVAAFWVELAYAAGLIASDGEADERYAATPAYDEWLEQPADRRWVRLAEAWLAATRTAGLVGGRDSKERTMSALGPGLDRSAAPEVRHRVLALLAELPEGAAPSAESVLARLRWERPLRAPQSDDDLRTRLARWTLSEAELLGVTGRGALSAHGRALIGAPKAKASADAPSGPGDKLPVHHKHHRVPAREPLAPAEQAVASAAAARLLAPLLPEPLDHVLLQADLTAVAPGPLQRPLADMLDVLADVESKGGATVYRFTPGSVRRALDAGRSASDLHAFLAAHSRTPIPQPLTYLIDDVARRHGHLRIGAASAYVRCDDDALLNEILADKRAAALHLRRLAPTVLAAQADPATLLEGLRAMGFAPAAESAEGDVLITRAHAHRTPPRTAPEPVPDGPRAPDPTLLTAAIRAIRAGDLASTTPRKQTPVTNGELPRTGSAETLATMQAAVLTGETLWIGYVNAEGSASQRVIAPIKVEGGFVTAYDHTADEVRTYPLHRITGVAELADD; encoded by the coding sequence ATGAGCACCGAGGACAAGCCGGCGACCCCGCGTTCACTCGCGGAGGCACTCCGTGGCCGGGACGACGCCGCCCTCGCCGCGCTGCTGCGCAGCCGCCCCGACCTCATCACCCCCGTCCCGACGGACCTCACGCAGCTCGCGACCCGCGCCGGCACCCGCGCCTCGGTCGTACGTGCCCTGGAGCGCCTGGACCGCTTCGCCCTGCAGACGGCGGAGGCGCTCGCCGTCGCCCCGGACCCGGCGCCGTACGAAGAACTCCTCGGTCTCATGACCGGCGACGAGGGGGACCAGGCCGTCGCCGCCGCGCTTCCGCACGCCCTCGCCACCCTGCGCGAACAGGCCCTCGTCTGGGGCCCCGACGACCGTCTCCGCCTCGTCCGCACGGCCCGCGAGCTGCTGGCCCCGTCCCCGCAGCACCCGTCCCCGACCGGCCTGGGCCCGACGGTGCAGGAGGCGACCTCGGGCATGTCGCCGGGCCGTATCCAGGAGATCGTCACGGCGGCCGGGCTGGCGTCCACGCACGACGCGGTCTCGGCGGTCGCCGCGCTGACCGCGCTGTTCAAGGACCGCAAGCGGATGAAGGCCCTGCTCGCCGACGCACCCGAGGAGTCCCTGGAGGTGCTGCGCCGCCTGGTCTGGGGCCCGCCGTACGGGCAGGTCACCGCCGACCCGGCGGCCCGGCTGCGCTGGCTCCTCGACCGCGGGCTGCTGCTGCCGACGGCGCCCGGGACCGTCGTACTCCCCCGCGAGGTGGCCCTGCATCTGCGGGGCGGCCACGCCCACCGTGCCACCGAGCCGCTGCCGCCCCCCGTCGAGCCCGCCGGCACGCACCGTCCACAGGTTGTGGACGCGACGGCGGCCGGGCAGGCGTACTCGGCGCTGGCGACCGTCGAGGAGCTGCTGCGGGACTGGGACGAGGGCGGTCCGACGGTGCTGCGGGCGGGCGGGCTGAGCGTCCGGGACCTGAAGCGGACGGCCGTCGCCCTGGACGTACCGGAGCCGGTCGCGGCGTTCTGGGTGGAGCTGGCGTACGCGGCCGGGCTGATCGCGTCGGACGGTGAGGCGGACGAGCGGTACGCGGCGACCCCGGCGTACGACGAGTGGCTGGAACAGCCCGCGGACCGGCGCTGGGTGCGGCTCGCGGAGGCCTGGCTGGCGGCGACCCGCACGGCGGGCCTGGTCGGCGGCCGGGACTCCAAGGAGCGCACCATGTCGGCCCTCGGCCCCGGCCTGGACCGCTCCGCCGCGCCGGAGGTACGGCACCGGGTGCTGGCCCTGCTCGCCGAACTGCCGGAGGGCGCCGCGCCGTCCGCCGAGTCGGTGCTGGCCCGGCTGCGCTGGGAGCGCCCGCTGCGGGCACCGCAGAGCGACGACGACCTGCGCACCCGGCTCGCCCGGTGGACGCTCTCGGAGGCGGAACTGCTCGGCGTCACCGGCCGCGGCGCGCTGTCCGCGCACGGGCGGGCGCTGATCGGAGCGCCGAAAGCGAAGGCGTCCGCGGACGCGCCCTCCGGCCCCGGCGACAAGCTCCCCGTCCACCACAAGCACCACAGGGTCCCGGCCCGCGAACCCCTCGCCCCCGCCGAACAGGCCGTCGCCTCCGCCGCAGCCGCCCGGCTCCTCGCCCCGCTCCTCCCGGAGCCGCTGGACCACGTCCTCCTCCAGGCCGACCTCACGGCGGTCGCCCCCGGCCCGCTGCAGCGCCCGCTCGCCGACATGCTCGATGTCCTCGCGGACGTGGAGTCGAAGGGCGGGGCCACCGTGTACCGGTTCACGCCCGGTTCCGTACGCCGTGCGCTTGACGCCGGCCGCAGCGCGTCCGACCTGCACGCCTTCCTCGCCGCGCACTCGCGTACGCCGATCCCGCAGCCGCTGACGTACCTGATCGACGACGTGGCCAGGAGGCACGGCCATCTGCGGATCGGCGCGGCTTCGGCGTACGTCCGCTGCGACGACGACGCCCTGCTGAACGAGATCCTCGCCGACAAGCGCGCCGCCGCCCTGCACCTGCGACGCCTCGCCCCGACCGTGCTGGCCGCCCAGGCCGACCCGGCGACGCTGCTGGAGGGCCTGCGCGCGATGGGATTCGCGCCGGCCGCCGAATCCGCCGAGGGCGACGTCCTGATCACCCGCGCCCACGCCCACCGCACCCCGCCGCGCACGGCCCCCGAGCCGGTCCCGGACGGCCCCCGGGCGCCCGACCCGACGCTCCTGACGGCCGCGATCCGCGCGATCCGAGCGGGCGACCTCGCCTCCACGACCCCGCGCAAGCAGACCCCCGTCACCAACGGCGAACTCCCCCGCACCGGCTCCGCCGAGACCCTCGCCACCATGCAGGCCGCCGTCCTCACCGGCGAGACCCTCTGGATCGGCTACGTGAACGCGGAGGGCTCCGCCAGCCAGCGCGTCATCGCCCCCATCAAGGTCGAGGGCGGCTTCGTGACGGCGTACGACCACACCGCGGACGAGGTCCGCACGTATCCGCTGCACCGGATCACGGGTGTGGCGGAACTCGCCGACGACTAA
- a CDS encoding HAD family hydrolase — MAHMTSAALPPVASLTVGFDLDMTLIDSRPGIHACFTALAERTGTFIDADLAISRLGPPLVDEMINWFAADQVEAMCDLYRSMYPTFAITATLALPGAREAIAAVRAAGGRAIVVTAKYEPNAKLHLEHLGIDADAVIGDLWAEQKAEALREHGAAVYVGDHIGDVRGARTAEALSVAVTTGPCDGDELRAAGADVVLPDLTHFPAWLADYRPARA, encoded by the coding sequence ATGGCCCATATGACCTCTGCCGCCCTGCCTCCCGTCGCCTCCCTCACCGTCGGCTTCGACCTCGACATGACGCTCATCGACTCCCGGCCCGGCATCCACGCCTGCTTCACGGCGCTGGCCGAGCGGACGGGGACGTTCATCGACGCCGATCTGGCGATCAGCCGGCTCGGGCCGCCGCTCGTGGACGAAATGATCAACTGGTTCGCGGCGGACCAGGTGGAGGCCATGTGCGACCTGTACCGGTCGATGTACCCGACGTTCGCCATCACCGCCACGCTCGCCCTGCCCGGCGCCCGTGAGGCGATCGCCGCCGTGCGCGCGGCCGGCGGGCGGGCGATCGTCGTCACCGCCAAGTACGAGCCCAACGCCAAACTGCACCTGGAACACCTCGGCATCGACGCCGACGCGGTGATAGGCGACCTGTGGGCCGAGCAGAAGGCGGAGGCGCTGCGCGAGCACGGCGCGGCGGTGTACGTCGGCGACCACATCGGCGACGTGCGCGGGGCCCGTACCGCCGAAGCGCTCTCCGTGGCCGTCACCACCGGGCCGTGTGACGGCGACGAACTGCGGGCGGCCGGAGCGGATGTGGTCCTGCCGGACCTCACCCACTTTCCGGCCTGGCTCGCGGACTACCGCCCGGCGCGCGCCTGA
- a CDS encoding cold-shock protein, translating to MPTGKVKWFNSEKGFGFLSRDDGGDVFVHSSVLPAGVETLKPGQRVEFGVVAGQRGDQALSVTILDPTPSVAAATRKKPDELASIVQDLTTLLENITPMLERGRYPDKAAGGKIAGLLRAVADQLDV from the coding sequence GTGCCTACCGGCAAGGTCAAGTGGTTCAACAGCGAGAAGGGCTTCGGCTTTCTCTCCCGTGACGACGGCGGCGACGTCTTCGTCCATTCCTCGGTCCTCCCCGCCGGAGTCGAGACACTCAAGCCGGGTCAGCGAGTTGAGTTCGGGGTCGTCGCCGGGCAGCGCGGTGACCAGGCGCTTTCGGTGACGATCCTCGACCCGACCCCTTCCGTCGCCGCCGCTACTCGCAAGAAGCCGGACGAGTTGGCCTCCATCGTCCAGGATTTGACGACTCTCCTCGAGAACATCACACCGATGCTCGAGAGGGGCCGCTATCCCGACAAGGCCGCCGGCGGGAAGATCGCCGGTCTGCTGCGAGCGGTCGCCGACCAGCTCGACGTATAG
- a CDS encoding 1,4-dihydroxy-6-naphthoate synthase, producing MTAEPLQIAYSPCPNDTFVFEALAHGRVPGAPALDVTFADIDITNGMAERGEFDVLKVSYAVLPYVLDEYRLLPCGGALGRGCGPLVLTREPGVDLAGRTVAVPSERSTAYLLFRLWAADTVEAGVGEIVVMPFHEIMPAVRDGKVDAGLVIHEARFTYQNYGLHKLADMGEHWENTTGLPIPLGAIIAKKSLGTDTLRLLAESIRTSVKAAWDDPEASRPYVMEHAQEMDPSVADQHIGLYVNEFTHDLGPDGYAAVRGLLTRAAAEGLLPPLGPDALDFP from the coding sequence ATGACCGCTGAGCCGCTGCAGATCGCCTACTCCCCCTGCCCGAACGACACCTTCGTCTTCGAGGCCCTCGCCCACGGCCGCGTCCCCGGCGCTCCCGCGCTCGACGTGACCTTCGCGGACATCGACATCACCAACGGCATGGCCGAGCGCGGCGAGTTCGACGTGCTGAAGGTGTCGTACGCCGTCCTGCCGTACGTCCTCGACGAGTACCGGCTGCTGCCGTGCGGGGGTGCGCTGGGCCGGGGTTGCGGCCCCCTCGTCCTCACCCGCGAGCCCGGGGTCGACCTCGCCGGGCGCACGGTCGCCGTGCCGAGCGAGCGGTCGACGGCGTATCTGCTGTTCCGTCTCTGGGCGGCGGACACGGTCGAGGCCGGCGTCGGCGAGATCGTGGTGATGCCGTTCCACGAGATCATGCCGGCCGTCCGGGACGGAAAGGTCGACGCGGGACTCGTCATCCACGAGGCGCGCTTCACGTACCAGAACTACGGCCTGCACAAGCTCGCCGACATGGGCGAGCACTGGGAGAACACCACCGGCCTGCCGATCCCGCTGGGCGCGATCATCGCGAAGAAGTCGCTGGGCACGGACACGCTGCGGCTGCTCGCCGAGTCCATCCGCACCTCCGTGAAGGCCGCCTGGGACGACCCCGAGGCCTCCCGCCCGTACGTCATGGAACACGCCCAGGAAATGGACCCGTCCGTCGCCGACCAGCACATCGGCCTGTACGTCAACGAGTTCACCCACGACCTCGGCCCGGACGGCTATGCGGCGGTCCGGGGCCTGCTGACACGCGCGGCGGCCGAGGGGCTGTTGCCGCCCCTCGGCCCGGATGCGCTCGATTTCCCCTAG
- a CDS encoding futalosine hydrolase, translating to MVLQAEEGRLTTPAVRVLVATAVPAERDAVARAFTVPFPGDVLAVGVGPARAAARTATALAKASYDLVISAGIGGGFQPSAPVGSLVVADEITAADLGAETPDGFLPVTELGFGAVTHRPPESLVRELAAATGARTGAVLTVSTVTGTAARATALLERHPTALAEAMEGFGVAEAAAAHGVPVLEIRAVSNPVGPRDRAAWRIADALDALTEGFGKLAPVLESWNRHDR from the coding sequence GTGGTCCTTCAAGCTGAAGAAGGACGACTGACCACGCCTGCCGTACGTGTCCTCGTAGCCACCGCCGTCCCGGCCGAACGGGACGCGGTGGCACGGGCGTTCACGGTCCCGTTCCCCGGTGACGTCCTCGCCGTCGGAGTCGGTCCCGCCCGCGCCGCCGCCCGCACCGCCACAGCCCTCGCCAAAGCCTCGTACGACCTGGTGATCTCGGCCGGAATCGGCGGCGGTTTCCAGCCGTCCGCCCCCGTCGGCTCCCTCGTCGTCGCCGACGAGATCACCGCCGCCGACCTGGGCGCCGAGACGCCCGACGGCTTTCTGCCGGTCACGGAGCTGGGCTTCGGCGCGGTCACCCATCGTCCGCCGGAATCACTCGTACGAGAGCTCGCGGCGGCCACCGGAGCGCGTACCGGCGCGGTACTCACCGTCTCCACCGTGACCGGCACCGCCGCCCGCGCCACCGCGCTGCTGGAACGCCATCCGACCGCCCTCGCCGAGGCGATGGAGGGCTTCGGCGTCGCCGAGGCCGCCGCCGCGCACGGCGTTCCCGTGCTGGAGATCCGCGCCGTCTCGAATCCCGTCGGCCCGCGCGACCGTGCCGCCTGGCGCATTGCCGACGCCCTCGACGCCCTCACCGAGGGTTTCGGGAAGCTCGCGCCCGTACTGGAGAGTTGGAACAGGCATGACCGCTGA
- a CDS encoding DUF2771 domain-containing protein, translating into MQSAVRRRRAVAAAGAVSAGLLVLSACDKPTPMSTITVGTSSVSEEATCGGEGEALKSADLTKCLKDTGVKSITVDPDETVRFGVDPEVAEKRWTILMNGQPLTEDTDKTYRTIPGSVFFNAQYGAQGDSTLVSIKAADGKKESQTVTGLWSFKLKKDD; encoded by the coding sequence ATGCAATCCGCTGTGCGACGCCGCCGCGCTGTCGCCGCCGCCGGCGCCGTATCCGCCGGACTGCTCGTCCTGTCGGCCTGTGACAAGCCGACCCCGATGTCCACGATCACCGTCGGCACCTCCTCGGTCAGCGAGGAGGCCACCTGCGGCGGTGAGGGCGAGGCCCTGAAGTCCGCGGACCTGACGAAGTGCCTGAAGGACACCGGCGTCAAGTCGATCACCGTGGACCCGGACGAAACCGTCCGCTTCGGTGTCGACCCCGAGGTCGCCGAGAAGCGCTGGACGATCCTGATGAACGGTCAGCCGCTCACCGAGGACACCGACAAGACGTACCGCACGATCCCGGGCAGCGTGTTCTTCAACGCCCAGTACGGCGCCCAGGGCGACTCCACCCTCGTCTCCATCAAGGCGGCCGACGGCAAGAAGGAAAGCCAGACGGTCACCGGCCTGTGGTCCTTCAAGCTGAAGAAGGACGACTGA
- a CDS encoding MFS transporter has product MAGARTPHGATRVGGIKGSRVSGSLRSVGRALHFPVTGTARGIRKATHAQGAGESGLGKLIELHGVNGAGDMMITVALASTVFFSVPTDEARGRVALYLGITMAPFTLLAPVIGPLLDRIPHGRRAAMAMAMMARALLALILAGAVSTGSIELYPAALGVLVASKAYGVVRSAVVPRLLPPRFSLVKANSRVTLGGLLATGVAAPIGAGLQSVGDRWPLYGAFVIFVAGTFLSFSLPPKVDSAKGEDTALLAADEEHLHGPHRKPVKRPGLRTVGIAVTHALGANAALRCLSGFLIFFLAFLLREHPLTGESAAVSLGIVAVSAGAGNAIGTAVGAWLRSRAPEIIIVTVVAFVLGAAIAAAIFFGAAMVAVLAASAGFAQALAKLSLDALIQRDVPETVRTSAFARSETLLQVSWVFGGAVGIVLPLEGGFGLSVAAAIVATGWLTTVRGLLRSARQGGSPRTRVT; this is encoded by the coding sequence ATGGCAGGTGCAAGGACGCCCCACGGTGCCACCCGTGTCGGTGGGATCAAGGGGAGCCGGGTGAGTGGGTCGCTGCGTTCGGTGGGCCGTGCGCTGCACTTCCCGGTGACGGGCACCGCCCGCGGTATCCGAAAGGCCACGCATGCGCAGGGTGCCGGTGAGTCCGGGCTCGGCAAGCTGATCGAGCTCCACGGGGTGAACGGCGCCGGGGACATGATGATCACCGTCGCCCTCGCCTCCACCGTCTTCTTCTCCGTCCCCACCGACGAGGCCCGCGGCCGGGTCGCGCTGTACCTCGGTATCACCATGGCGCCGTTCACGCTGCTGGCCCCCGTGATCGGCCCGCTCCTCGACCGCATACCGCACGGCCGCCGCGCCGCGATGGCGATGGCGATGATGGCCCGGGCGCTGCTCGCGCTGATCCTGGCCGGTGCGGTCAGTACCGGCTCCATCGAGTTGTACCCGGCGGCGCTGGGCGTGCTGGTCGCGTCCAAGGCGTACGGCGTGGTCAGAAGTGCCGTCGTGCCGCGGCTCCTGCCACCCCGTTTCTCGCTGGTGAAAGCCAACTCGCGGGTCACGCTCGGCGGGCTCCTCGCCACCGGTGTGGCCGCGCCGATCGGAGCCGGCCTGCAGTCCGTCGGGGATCGCTGGCCGCTCTACGGCGCCTTCGTGATCTTCGTCGCCGGTACGTTCCTCTCCTTCTCCCTGCCGCCGAAGGTCGACTCGGCGAAGGGTGAGGACACGGCACTGCTCGCCGCCGACGAGGAGCATCTGCACGGCCCGCACCGCAAGCCCGTCAAGCGTCCCGGGCTGCGCACCGTCGGCATCGCCGTCACCCACGCCCTCGGCGCCAACGCCGCCCTGCGCTGTCTCTCCGGCTTCCTGATCTTCTTCCTGGCGTTCCTGCTGCGCGAGCATCCGCTGACCGGGGAGAGCGCGGCGGTGTCGCTGGGCATCGTGGCGGTCTCGGCGGGCGCGGGCAACGCGATCGGTACGGCGGTCGGGGCGTGGCTCAGGTCACGCGCACCGGAGATCATCATCGTGACGGTGGTGGCGTTCGTGCTCGGTGCGGCGATCGCCGCGGCGATCTTCTTCGGGGCGGCGATGGTGGCGGTCCTGGCGGCCTCCGCCGGGTTCGCGCAGGCGCTGGCCAAGCTGTCCCTGGACGCGCTGATCCAGCGGGACGTACCGGAGACGGTCCGCACCTCCGCCTTCGCCCGCTCCGAGACGCTGCTCCAGGTGTCGTGGGTGTTCGGCGGCGCGGTCGGCATCGTCCTCCCCCTCGAAGGCGGCTTCGGCCTCTCGGTCGCCGCCGCGATCGTCGCCACCGGCTGGCTGACCACGGTCCGCGGCCTACTCAGGTCGGCCAGGCAGGGCGGCTCGCCGAGGACGCGCGTGACGTGA
- a CDS encoding DUF3027 domain-containing protein, translating into MSAATTRSRTPDRLCAEAVDLARSAAEEAAAPGVVGEHAGLVSEGDRVVTHFFECKELGYRGWRWAVTVARASRAKFVTLDEVVLLPGPDALLAPEWVPWSERLRPGDMGPGDLLPTDAEDLRLEPGYTGEDEPPPNSVLSHEMAELVEAEDAEVTAGPPSNFSVTPSRGSIASVAEELGMRRARVLSRYGLHVAADRWEDAYGPKTAMAQAAPASCVSCGFLAPIGGAMGQAFGVCANEFSPADGHVVSLAYGCGGHSEAAVMPKPPRPAPPVIDETRVDPFPLRPSPDSGSVPIGTDEESVELGHS; encoded by the coding sequence GTGAGCGCAGCGACCACGCGAAGCCGCACCCCCGACCGCCTGTGTGCCGAGGCCGTCGACCTCGCCCGCTCCGCCGCCGAGGAGGCCGCCGCGCCCGGCGTCGTCGGCGAGCACGCGGGCCTGGTGTCGGAAGGCGACCGTGTCGTCACGCACTTCTTCGAGTGCAAGGAACTCGGCTACCGCGGCTGGCGCTGGGCCGTCACGGTGGCCCGAGCCTCCCGCGCGAAGTTCGTCACGCTGGACGAGGTGGTGCTGCTCCCCGGCCCGGACGCGCTGCTGGCCCCCGAGTGGGTGCCGTGGAGTGAGCGGCTGCGCCCCGGTGACATGGGCCCCGGCGATCTGCTGCCCACCGACGCGGAGGATCTGCGTCTGGAGCCCGGCTACACCGGCGAGGACGAGCCGCCGCCCAACTCCGTCCTGTCGCACGAGATGGCCGAGCTGGTCGAGGCGGAGGACGCGGAGGTGACGGCGGGCCCGCCGTCGAACTTCTCCGTCACGCCCTCGCGCGGCTCGATCGCGTCGGTCGCGGAGGAACTCGGCATGCGCCGGGCCCGCGTCCTGTCCCGCTACGGCCTGCACGTCGCCGCCGACCGCTGGGAGGACGCGTACGGCCCCAAGACCGCGATGGCCCAGGCGGCACCGGCGTCCTGCGTGAGCTGCGGCTTCCTCGCGCCGATCGGCGGCGCGATGGGACAGGCCTTCGGGGTGTGCGCGAACGAGTTCTCACCGGCGGACGGCCACGTCGTGTCCCTCGCCTACGGCTGCGGCGGCCACTCCGAGGCGGCGGTCATGCCGAAGCCGCCGCGTCCCGCCCCGCCGGTCATCGACGAGACCCGAGTGGACCCCTTCCCGCTGCGGCCCTCCCCGGATTCCGGGTCGGTGCCGATCGGGACGGACGAGGAGTCCGTGGAACTCGGGCACTCGTAG
- a CDS encoding helix-turn-helix transcriptional regulator, translated as MSRHSITEGHMRAMLDVIDEARHDKGDEVPPRSLLEGLGRLVPCDLAEFGEVDLPTRCFFGDQEVEYGGHYPVPDSEIWWRFKHQHPHCVAVERSPGGLEVSQLTDWMAAREFRNLALYTDYLRPFPNMLVVPLPTAPGRMRMYTFCRESTRPFTERDRLTLELMRPHLYDIYREASRRRQTPVRLTLRELDVMRAVAKGLSNEAIARQIVVEQSTVRKHLENVYRKLGVSSRTAAVARVFPETQ; from the coding sequence ATGAGCCGTCACTCGATCACCGAGGGCCACATGCGGGCGATGCTCGACGTCATCGACGAGGCGCGGCACGACAAGGGGGACGAGGTCCCGCCGCGGTCGCTGCTGGAGGGGCTGGGGCGGCTGGTGCCCTGTGACCTGGCGGAGTTCGGCGAGGTGGACCTGCCCACCCGGTGCTTCTTCGGGGACCAGGAGGTGGAGTACGGCGGCCACTACCCCGTGCCGGACAGCGAGATCTGGTGGCGGTTCAAGCACCAGCATCCCCACTGCGTCGCGGTCGAGCGAAGCCCCGGTGGTCTGGAGGTTTCCCAGCTGACGGACTGGATGGCCGCGCGGGAGTTCCGGAACCTGGCCTTGTACACCGACTACTTGCGCCCCTTCCCCAACATGCTCGTGGTGCCGCTGCCCACCGCCCCCGGCCGCATGCGCATGTACACCTTCTGCCGCGAGAGCACGCGCCCCTTCACCGAACGGGACAGGCTCACGCTGGAGTTGATGCGCCCGCATCTGTACGACATCTACCGCGAGGCCTCCCGACGACGGCAGACGCCCGTACGGTTGACGCTCCGCGAACTCGACGTCATGCGTGCCGTGGCGAAGGGCCTGAGCAACGAGGCCATCGCCCGGCAGATCGTGGTCGAGCAGAGCACGGTCCGCAAACACCTGGAGAACGTCTACCGCAAGCTCGGTGTCTCGAGCCGTACGGCGGCCGTCGCGAGGGTGTTCCCCGAGACGCAGTGA